TGCTTTATCCATTTATATTCTCCTTATTTGTTCTTATATTTATTGTCTAAATCCACCTAGCTTTAATGTATTAGCTAGTCTTTCATCTACTTCTGCCCTATATTGTGGGCTCTTGTTATATCTCTCATCAGCTATTGCGTTGGCATAATCTCTGCGTGTTAAGAAAGTATCATCCCTAAGTTTTCCACCACTTGTATCTCCCATAGTTAGCTTAGGCTTATTTGAGCTAGCTAGACTTTTCCTTGCATATAGACCTTTAATGGCTGTATTCATACGTCTTTGGTTGCCACTATTTATAGCTTCGTTATAGTCTTCTATCTCATCTTCTGTAAGGTTTTCACTAGCCCAAGCTATCATCGCTGTGTAATCATCTTTACCACCAACTAAGTTATAAGCTTGGTTTGCTGCTTGTTCTGTTACATAAGCCGAAGCTACCTTTAGGTTCTCTATATAGTTATCCACTAGATTTTTAGGAAATGTTTTGTAAAGCTCCTTGCGTGAAGCTTCTCCTATATCTCCAGTACTTCTTAGTTCATTCTCATATCTTGAGTAATCGAAGTCTTCGCTAGGGTCATAAGTCTGTCTATGAGTATCTTGTGATTTCTCTGCTGTGATTTCAAGACCAGCATCTTGTCCGCTGTTAGTGGTCTTACTATCAGTTGTTTGAGTAGGTATCTCTGTCTTGCTTGGCTGAGCGTTAATCTCGTCATTAACAGCCATTTGGTTATCAATATTGCTACCATCCATTACCTCTCCTTAAAATCTGATTATTGTTTGATTACCATCTACAACTTCGCCTGAAGTTATGGTGCTATTAACCTTAAACTCTGC
This genomic interval from Campylobacter concisus contains the following:
- a CDS encoding capsid assembly protein, with translation MDGSNIDNQMAVNDEINAQPSKTEIPTQTTDSKTTNSGQDAGLEITAEKSQDTHRQTYDPSEDFDYSRYENELRSTGDIGEASRKELYKTFPKNLVDNYIENLKVASAYVTEQAANQAYNLVGGKDDYTAMIAWASENLTEDEIEDYNEAINSGNQRRMNTAIKGLYARKSLASSNKPKLTMGDTSGGKLRDDTFLTRRDYANAIADERYNKSPQYRAEVDERLANTLKLGGFRQ